The following proteins are encoded in a genomic region of Sphingopyxis sp. YF1:
- a CDS encoding DUF423 domain-containing protein → MAIGVWAAISAAVAVAAGAFGAHGAAGPQQAEWLRTGGLYQLIHAVAALAIMGVARGPAIVLLAGGALFALTLYAMALGAPRWLGAITPVGGTLLIIGWLWAGWIYWRG, encoded by the coding sequence ATGGCGATAGGTGTCTGGGCGGCGATTTCGGCGGCGGTCGCGGTGGCGGCGGGGGCGTTCGGCGCGCACGGCGCGGCGGGGCCGCAGCAGGCCGAATGGCTGCGCACCGGCGGATTGTACCAGCTGATCCACGCGGTTGCGGCGCTGGCGATCATGGGCGTCGCGCGGGGCCCGGCGATCGTGCTGCTCGCGGGCGGGGCGCTGTTCGCGCTGACGCTCTATGCCATGGCGCTCGGCGCGCCGCGCTGGCTCGGCGCGATAACCCCGGTCGGCGGCACCCTGCTGATCATCGGTTGGCTGTGGGCGGGGTGGATTTACTGGCGGGGGTGA
- the rimO gene encoding 30S ribosomal protein S12 methylthiotransferase RimO: MTVKTLPAQPKVGMVSLGCPKALVDSERILTKLRADGYGLSPDYAGADVVLVNTCGFLDSAKEESLEAIGEAMAENGRVIVTGCMGNEAEVIRARFPKVLAVTGAHQYEQVVDAVHDAAPPTQGPFVDLVPEGGLKLTPRHYSYLKISEGCNHSCAFCIIPDLRGKLVSRRIDAVLREAEKLVAAGTKELLVISQDTSAYGVDTRHDPREWKGREVRAHMTDLARELGQLRTSEGKAPWVRLHYVYPYPHVDAVIPLMAEGLLTPYLDIPFQHASPSVLKRMKRPANEAKVLERLKSWRAIAPDIAIRSSFVVGFPGETEADFQYLLDWLDEAQLDRVGAFRFEPVAGAQANALPDPVPEEVKEERFQRIMAKTAAISAAKLEAKIGRTLPVIIDEVGEADPNDPDWDGSIGATGRSQADAPEIDGHVYLRDVAATLRAGDIVDVAIEDADEHDLFGVVAG, encoded by the coding sequence ATGACAGTCAAAACCCTCCCTGCCCAGCCGAAGGTCGGCATGGTGTCGCTCGGCTGCCCGAAGGCGCTCGTCGACAGCGAACGGATTCTCACCAAGCTGCGCGCCGACGGCTACGGCCTCTCGCCCGACTATGCCGGCGCCGACGTCGTGCTCGTCAACACCTGCGGCTTCCTCGACAGCGCCAAGGAGGAAAGCCTCGAGGCGATCGGCGAGGCGATGGCCGAAAACGGCCGCGTCATCGTCACCGGCTGCATGGGCAACGAGGCCGAGGTGATCCGCGCGCGCTTCCCGAAGGTGCTCGCCGTCACCGGCGCGCACCAGTACGAACAGGTCGTCGATGCGGTGCATGACGCCGCGCCGCCGACGCAGGGGCCCTTCGTCGATCTGGTACCCGAAGGCGGGCTCAAGCTGACGCCGCGGCACTATAGCTATCTCAAGATTTCCGAAGGCTGCAACCACAGCTGCGCCTTCTGCATCATCCCCGACCTGCGCGGAAAGCTGGTCAGCCGCCGTATCGACGCGGTGCTGCGCGAGGCCGAAAAGCTCGTCGCCGCGGGGACGAAGGAACTGCTCGTCATCAGCCAAGATACGTCGGCTTACGGTGTCGACACGCGCCACGATCCGCGCGAGTGGAAGGGCCGCGAAGTCCGCGCTCATATGACCGACCTCGCCCGCGAACTCGGCCAGCTTCGGACCAGCGAAGGCAAGGCCCCGTGGGTGCGCCTCCACTATGTCTACCCCTATCCCCACGTCGATGCGGTGATCCCGCTGATGGCCGAGGGGTTGCTGACGCCCTATCTCGACATCCCCTTCCAGCACGCGTCGCCCAGCGTCCTCAAGCGCATGAAGCGCCCCGCGAACGAAGCGAAGGTGCTCGAAAGGCTCAAAAGCTGGCGCGCGATCGCCCCCGACATCGCGATCCGATCGAGCTTCGTGGTCGGCTTCCCGGGCGAGACCGAGGCGGATTTCCAATATCTCCTCGACTGGCTCGACGAAGCCCAGCTCGACCGCGTCGGCGCCTTTCGCTTCGAACCCGTCGCGGGCGCGCAGGCGAACGCCCTGCCCGACCCCGTGCCCGAAGAGGTCAAAGAAGAACGTTTCCAGCGCATCATGGCCAAGACCGCCGCGATCAGCGCCGCGAAGCTCGAGGCCAAGATCGGCCGCACTTTGCCCGTGATCATCGACGAAGTCGGCGAAGCCGACCCCAACGATCCTGACTGGGACGGCAGCATCGGCGCCACCGGCCGCAGCCAGGCCGACGCACCCGAGATCGACGGCCATGTCTATCTGCGCGACGTCGCGGCGACGCTCAGGGCCGGCGACATCGTCGACGTCGCGAT